A single region of the Methylocystis echinoides genome encodes:
- a CDS encoding response regulator transcription factor, which produces MTDGATKRILLIDGDPDLRRTLATVLSSRRREVIGAGSAQEFRALGGKPFALAILDLNLPDDSGFALIRFLRRSSPTRIIVHTRRDTLTDRVEAYTQGADIYMVKPTAEAELLAAVDSALSRSSPEPAAEDAGWRMDRTGGLLAPGGERVTLTSRQAAFLECLIAASGRPVARDTLRRAIGIEETDESGRSLDMFVRRMRAGIEAQTGQRGPIKTVYRLGFAFDADSFEP; this is translated from the coding sequence ATGACCGACGGCGCGACGAAGCGAATTCTTCTGATAGACGGCGATCCAGATTTGCGCCGGACGTTGGCGACGGTCTTGTCGTCCCGGCGTCGTGAGGTGATCGGGGCCGGCAGCGCGCAGGAATTTCGCGCGCTCGGCGGCAAGCCCTTCGCCCTCGCCATTCTGGATCTCAATCTTCCCGACGACAGCGGCTTCGCGCTCATCCGCTTCCTGCGGCGAAGCTCGCCGACGCGCATCATCGTCCACACGCGCCGGGACACGCTGACCGACCGGGTTGAAGCCTATACGCAAGGCGCTGACATCTACATGGTCAAGCCGACCGCCGAGGCGGAGCTGCTGGCCGCGGTGGATTCGGCGCTCTCCCGGAGTTCCCCGGAACCGGCGGCGGAGGACGCGGGCTGGCGGATGGATCGGACCGGCGGCCTGCTCGCGCCCGGCGGCGAGCGCGTGACCCTGACCAGTCGGCAGGCGGCTTTTCTGGAATGTCTGATCGCCGCATCCGGCAGGCCCGTGGCGCGCGACACGCTGCGCCGTGCGATCGGCATTGAGGAAACGGACGAGAGCGGCCGCAGCCTCGACATGTTCGTGCGCCGCATGCGGGCCGGCATCGAGGCGCAAACCGGCCAGCGGGGGCCGATCAAGACGGTCTATCGTCTGGGCTTCGCCTTCGACGCCGACAGCTTCGAGCCCTAG
- a CDS encoding F0F1 ATP synthase subunit C, whose amino-acid sequence MASEMQLVGAGLAAIGTGAAAIGVGLIFGNFVNGALRNPSAAAGQFTNAIIGAALAEGLGIFAFVIALLLYLKA is encoded by the coding sequence ATGGCTTCTGAAATGCAACTGGTTGGCGCGGGCCTCGCCGCGATCGGCACCGGCGCTGCGGCGATCGGCGTCGGCCTCATCTTCGGCAACTTCGTCAACGGCGCCCTGCGCAATCCGTCGGCTGCCGCCGGCCAGTTCACCAACGCGATCATCGGCGCGGCGCTCGCCGAAGGCCTGGGCATCTTCGCCTTCGTCATCGCGCTGCTGCTGTATCTGAAGGCCTAA
- a CDS encoding DUF2778 domain-containing protein yields the protein MTAGHLVQPFLADAAGTDSQSPARVARVASPEPAAVGLRGALLADLGPYEPQGFAPRRAMRANLFVSRAEAGTRIAEAPVPPPRPAEIPLEKTVAQAEPQPATPVIESAGAPTPPRRPAELSVALRPEPPKPQGPEIARAEPAAAPPAPRPIRAARTTVVPGAPAEHRGFFERLFGGVTQPAAPQTGASREALAYAPASDAGSLFGGLRSAVAPVNPAARYDRYTAIYDISAHVVYMPDGSRLEAHSGLREHLDDARYVHLRMRGPTPPHIYNLTPREALFHGVEALRLNPVGGGGAIFGRAGLLAHTYMLGPNGDSNGCVSFRDYSAFLQAYKRGEVRRLAVVSRL from the coding sequence ATGACCGCCGGACATCTTGTCCAGCCTTTCCTTGCCGATGCGGCCGGGACCGATTCGCAAAGCCCCGCGCGCGTCGCGCGCGTCGCCAGCCCCGAGCCGGCCGCCGTCGGCCTGCGCGGCGCCCTCCTCGCCGACCTCGGCCCTTACGAGCCGCAGGGCTTCGCGCCGCGCCGGGCGATGCGCGCGAATCTCTTTGTTTCCCGCGCGGAAGCCGGAACGCGGATCGCCGAGGCGCCGGTTCCGCCGCCGCGTCCGGCTGAGATCCCGCTTGAGAAGACGGTCGCGCAGGCGGAGCCCCAGCCCGCGACGCCCGTCATCGAGAGCGCCGGCGCGCCCACGCCGCCGCGCCGGCCGGCCGAGCTTTCCGTCGCGTTGCGTCCGGAGCCGCCAAAGCCGCAGGGTCCGGAGATCGCCCGGGCGGAGCCGGCGGCGGCGCCCCCTGCCCCGCGTCCGATCCGAGCCGCGCGGACCACGGTCGTTCCCGGCGCGCCGGCCGAGCATCGGGGGTTCTTCGAGCGGCTCTTTGGCGGCGTGACGCAGCCTGCGGCGCCCCAGACGGGCGCAAGCCGGGAGGCCCTGGCCTATGCCCCGGCAAGCGACGCCGGCAGCCTCTTCGGCGGCCTTCGCAGCGCCGTCGCGCCGGTCAATCCGGCCGCGCGCTACGACCGCTACACCGCCATCTACGACATTTCCGCGCATGTGGTTTACATGCCGGACGGCTCGAGGCTCGAGGCGCATTCGGGGCTGCGCGAGCATCTCGACGATGCGCGCTATGTCCATCTGCGCATGCGCGGCCCCACCCCGCCGCATATTTATAATCTGACGCCGCGCGAGGCGCTGTTCCATGGGGTGGAGGCGCTGCGCCTCAATCCGGTCGGCGGCGGCGGCGCGATCTTCGGCCGCGCGGGGCTTCTCGCCCATACTTACATGCTCGGGCCGAACGGCGATTCGAACGGCTGCGTCTCCTTCCGCGACTACAGCGCCTTTCTGCAGGCCTATAAGCGGGGCGAGGTGCGCCGCCTGGCGGTGGTCTCCCGGCTCTGA
- a CDS encoding AtpZ/AtpI family protein translates to MDDDDKRDAEQDALNARLEKLNAALRQRDEERLAREAPPPERTGLTRALSVGLNAFSEFVGAVLFGGVVGWKLDEWLGTTPWLMIVLLGLGIAAGFWNIYRVAKPRA, encoded by the coding sequence ATGGACGACGACGACAAGCGGGACGCCGAACAGGACGCGCTCAATGCGCGGCTCGAGAAGCTCAACGCGGCGCTGCGACAGCGCGACGAGGAGCGACTCGCCAGAGAGGCGCCGCCGCCGGAGCGAACGGGTCTGACACGGGCGTTGAGCGTCGGGCTCAACGCTTTTTCGGAATTCGTCGGAGCGGTGCTGTTCGGCGGAGTCGTCGGCTGGAAGCTCGACGAATGGCTGGGCACCACGCCCTGGCTGATGATCGTTCTGCTCGGTCTCGGCATTGCGGCTGGCTTTTGGAACATTTATCGCGTCGCCAAGCCAAGGGCTTGA
- the smc gene encoding chromosome segregation protein SMC, with product MKFERLRLLGFKSFCESTDFLIHSGLTGVVGPNGCGKSNLIEALRWVMGENSYKNMRASAMDDVIFSGGGSRPARNFAEVGLVLDNTARLAPAAFNDADLIEVTRRIEREQGSTYRVNGKEVRARDVQLLFADAATGARSPSLVRQGQIGEIISAKPQARRRILEDAAGVAGLHSRRHEAELRLNAASENLTRLEDVLKQVESQGDSLRRQARQASRYRELAAKIRQNEALVALVSYQIAADSLRDAAVKLEADIANVQARTLEQAEGAKLQAIAAHELPKLREKEAEAGAAVHRLVAARQALEADEQRAKQRISELARQIEQFMRDLERERALIEDAAQVAERLEEERAELLGADTSDDGREAEARERLAEIEATLAETESALGDAQQQLAGVNARRASIESALRDEGQRVARFEAELTRLDTEFALIAGQGGGAEEAARLSEAFEMAAEEARAADEAAQLADEAQREAREAESAARHPVEQAALKAQRLETEVRTLENLLSSNSGGLWAPVVESMTVEKGYETALGAALGDDLDASADDSAPAHWALTNNAGDPSLPSSVRTLAEMVQAPPALRRRLAQIGVVLRGEGEHLRKLLKPGQRLVSKEGDLWRWDGFTQAAEAPTPAARRLAEKNRLADLRTEAKLARAQADALAEELEAAREATRLAAMADAQARDGQRRARARLEEARERHSAAERRLAQIGQRLSALEEAKAQTLANRDEAAQKRDSLATELDALEEPASLAGALESLRARAMVERAQASEARAALATLRNEASARAARISAITREVASWAERRDRAQDRLGELEERLDSAREEQERLAEAPDAFIEQRRALMNAFEDAEAARRDAADARTEAETRLAEADRFARAALDAMSAAREEKARSEAQLEAAKQRVADIERAIQHDLETTPLALAELAGVQEGDELPDIAEVERRLEGLRADRERLGAVNLRAEEELTEIDSQREKMIAERDDLAEAIKKLRAAIASLNKEGRERLLAAFDKVNAHFKELFTLLFDGGSAELQLVESDDPLEAGLDILARPPGKKPAAMSLLSGGEQALTAMSLIFAVFLTNPSPICVLDEVDAPLDDSNVERFCDLLDEMRKKTDTRFVTITHNPITMARMDRLFGVTQAERGISQLVSVDLEQAEKFALAS from the coding sequence ATGAAATTCGAACGCCTGAGACTTCTGGGCTTCAAAAGCTTCTGCGAATCGACCGATTTCCTGATCCATTCCGGCCTGACCGGCGTGGTCGGGCCGAACGGTTGCGGCAAGTCCAATCTCATCGAAGCCCTGCGCTGGGTCATGGGCGAAAACTCGTACAAGAACATGCGCGCGTCCGCGATGGATGACGTGATTTTCTCGGGCGGCGGCTCGCGCCCGGCGCGCAATTTCGCCGAGGTCGGCCTCGTTCTCGACAACACCGCCCGCCTCGCCCCCGCCGCCTTCAACGACGCCGACCTGATCGAAGTCACCCGTCGCATCGAGCGCGAGCAGGGCTCCACCTATCGCGTCAACGGCAAGGAAGTGCGCGCGCGCGACGTGCAATTGCTCTTCGCCGATGCGGCGACGGGCGCGCGCTCGCCGTCGCTGGTGCGGCAGGGCCAGATTGGCGAGATCATTTCCGCCAAGCCGCAGGCGCGGCGCCGCATTCTCGAGGACGCGGCCGGCGTCGCCGGCCTGCATTCCCGCCGGCACGAGGCCGAATTGCGGCTCAATGCGGCGTCCGAAAATCTCACGCGTCTCGAAGACGTTCTGAAGCAGGTCGAGAGCCAGGGCGACAGCCTGCGCCGTCAGGCCCGGCAGGCGTCCCGTTATCGCGAACTCGCCGCGAAAATCCGCCAGAACGAAGCGCTCGTCGCGCTTGTTTCCTACCAGATCGCCGCCGACAGCCTGCGCGACGCGGCGGTGAAGCTCGAAGCCGACATCGCCAATGTGCAGGCGCGCACGCTGGAGCAGGCGGAGGGCGCAAAGCTCCAGGCCATCGCCGCGCATGAGCTGCCGAAGCTGCGTGAGAAGGAGGCCGAGGCCGGCGCCGCCGTGCATCGACTCGTCGCCGCGCGGCAGGCGCTGGAGGCGGACGAACAGCGCGCCAAACAGCGGATTTCCGAGCTCGCCCGCCAGATCGAGCAGTTCATGCGCGATCTCGAGCGTGAGCGCGCGCTGATCGAGGATGCCGCGCAGGTCGCCGAGCGGCTCGAGGAAGAGCGCGCCGAGCTTCTGGGCGCCGACACTTCGGATGACGGCCGCGAGGCCGAGGCGCGCGAGCGTCTCGCCGAAATCGAGGCTACGCTCGCCGAGACCGAATCGGCGCTGGGCGACGCACAGCAGCAGCTCGCCGGCGTCAACGCCCGGCGCGCCTCGATCGAATCGGCGCTGCGCGACGAGGGCCAGCGCGTCGCGCGTTTCGAGGCCGAGCTGACCCGCCTCGATACGGAATTCGCGCTGATCGCCGGGCAGGGCGGCGGCGCCGAGGAGGCCGCGCGCCTTTCGGAAGCTTTCGAGATGGCGGCCGAGGAAGCCCGCGCCGCCGACGAAGCCGCGCAACTGGCCGACGAGGCGCAGCGCGAGGCGCGCGAGGCCGAATCCGCCGCGCGCCACCCCGTCGAGCAGGCGGCGCTGAAGGCGCAGCGACTCGAAACGGAAGTGCGCACGCTGGAAAATCTGCTCTCTTCCAACTCGGGCGGCCTCTGGGCGCCGGTGGTCGAGAGCATGACGGTCGAGAAGGGCTATGAGACCGCGCTGGGCGCTGCGCTCGGCGACGATCTCGACGCGTCGGCCGATGATTCCGCGCCGGCCCATTGGGCGCTGACCAACAACGCCGGCGATCCGTCCCTGCCGTCGAGCGTGCGGACGCTCGCCGAAATGGTGCAGGCGCCGCCGGCGCTGCGCCGCCGCCTCGCCCAGATCGGCGTGGTGCTGCGCGGCGAGGGCGAACATCTGCGCAAGCTGCTGAAGCCCGGCCAGCGCCTCGTCTCGAAAGAAGGCGATCTCTGGCGCTGGGACGGTTTCACGCAGGCCGCCGAGGCGCCGACGCCGGCGGCGCGGCGTCTGGCCGAAAAGAACCGCCTCGCCGATCTGCGCACGGAGGCGAAGCTCGCCCGCGCCCAGGCCGACGCCCTCGCCGAGGAGCTGGAGGCCGCCCGCGAGGCGACCCGGCTCGCCGCCATGGCCGATGCGCAGGCCCGCGACGGACAGCGCCGCGCCCGCGCCCGGCTGGAGGAGGCGCGCGAGCGCCACAGCGCCGCCGAGCGTCGTCTGGCGCAGATCGGCCAGCGCCTCTCCGCGCTGGAGGAGGCCAAGGCCCAGACTCTCGCCAACCGCGACGAGGCGGCGCAGAAGCGCGACAGTCTCGCCACCGAACTCGACGCGCTGGAGGAGCCGGCCTCGCTCGCCGGCGCGCTGGAGAGCCTGCGCGCCCGCGCCATGGTCGAGCGCGCCCAGGCCAGCGAGGCCCGCGCCGCGCTGGCGACGCTGCGCAATGAGGCCAGCGCCCGCGCCGCGCGTATTTCCGCGATCACCCGAGAGGTCGCCTCCTGGGCCGAGCGCCGCGACCGCGCGCAGGACCGGCTCGGCGAACTGGAGGAGCGGCTCGACTCGGCGCGCGAGGAGCAGGAGCGTCTCGCCGAGGCGCCCGACGCCTTCATCGAGCAGCGCCGCGCGCTGATGAACGCCTTCGAGGACGCCGAGGCCGCCCGCCGCGACGCCGCCGACGCCCGCACCGAAGCGGAGACGCGTCTCGCCGAGGCCGACCGTTTCGCCCGCGCCGCGCTCGACGCCATGAGCGCCGCCCGCGAGGAGAAGGCGCGCAGCGAGGCGCAGTTGGAGGCCGCGAAGCAGCGCGTGGCCGACATTGAGCGCGCCATCCAGCACGATCTCGAAACGACGCCGCTCGCGCTGGCCGAGCTCGCCGGCGTGCAGGAAGGCGACGAGCTCCCCGATATCGCCGAGGTCGAGCGCCGCCTCGAAGGGCTGCGCGCCGACCGCGAGCGCCTCGGCGCCGTCAATCTGCGCGCCGAGGAGGAACTGACCGAAATCGACTCGCAGCGCGAGAAGATGATCGCCGAGCGCGATGATCTCGCGGAGGCGATCAAGAAGCTGCGCGCCGCCATCGCCAGCCTCAACAAGGAGGGCCGCGAGCGCCTGCTCGCCGCCTTCGACAAGGTGAACGCGCATTTCAAGGAGCTGTTCACGCTGCTCTTCGACGGCGGCTCGGCGGAGCTTCAGCTCGTCGAGAGCGACGATCCGCTCGAAGCCGGCCTCGACATTCTCGCGCGCCCGCCGGGCAAGAAGCCGGCCGCCATGTCGCTGCTCTCCGGCGGCGAGCAGGCGCTGACCGCCATGTCGCTGATTTTCGCCGTGTTTCTCACGAATCCGTCGCCGATCTGCGTGCTCGACGAGGTGGACGCGCCGCTCGACGATTCGAATGTCGAGCGCTTCTGCGACCTGCTCGACGAGATGCGCAAGAAGACCGACACGCGCTTCGTGACGATCACCCACAATCCGATCACCATGGCGCGCATGGACCGGCTGTTCGGCGTGACCCAGGCGGAGCGGGGCATTTCCCAGCTCGTTTCGGTCGATCTTGAGCAGGCGGAGAAGTTCGCGCTGGCGAGCTGA
- a CDS encoding glycine--tRNA ligase subunit alpha, giving the protein MTAAADTLSPTRSFQGLILTLQNFWAAQGCVILQPYDMEMGAGTFHPATTLRALGPRPWRAAYAQPCRRPKDGRYGENPNRLQHYYQFQVILKPSPPNLQDLYLGSLAAIGVDPMLHDIRFVEDDWESPTLGAWGLGWECWCDGMEVSQFTYFQQVAGFECAPVAGELTYGLERLACYLQGVDSIMELNFNGRDGAEKVTYGDVFLQAEQEYSRHNFEAADTAKLFEDFRDAEAECRRLLEFGAGSGDERHLMALPAYDQCIKASHAFNLLDARGVISVTERQSYILRVRELAKACGAAWLRTAGGGANA; this is encoded by the coding sequence ATGACCGCCGCCGCCGACACACTCTCGCCCACGCGCTCCTTCCAGGGACTGATTCTGACGCTCCAGAATTTCTGGGCCGCGCAGGGCTGCGTCATTTTGCAGCCCTATGACATGGAGATGGGCGCGGGCACCTTTCATCCGGCGACGACGCTGCGCGCGCTGGGGCCGAGGCCGTGGCGCGCCGCCTATGCGCAGCCCTGCCGGCGCCCCAAGGACGGGCGTTATGGCGAGAACCCCAATCGTCTCCAGCATTATTACCAGTTTCAGGTGATCCTGAAGCCGTCGCCGCCGAATCTGCAGGACCTCTATCTCGGCTCGCTCGCGGCCATCGGCGTCGATCCCATGCTGCACGACATCCGCTTCGTCGAGGACGACTGGGAAAGCCCCACGCTCGGCGCCTGGGGCCTTGGCTGGGAATGCTGGTGCGACGGCATGGAAGTCTCGCAATTCACGTATTTTCAGCAGGTCGCGGGTTTCGAATGCGCGCCGGTCGCGGGCGAACTGACCTATGGGCTGGAGCGCCTCGCCTGTTATCTGCAGGGCGTCGACAGCATCATGGAGCTGAACTTCAACGGCCGGGACGGCGCCGAGAAAGTCACCTATGGCGACGTCTTCCTGCAGGCGGAGCAGGAATATTCGCGGCACAATTTCGAGGCCGCCGACACGGCGAAGCTGTTCGAGGATTTCAGGGACGCCGAGGCCGAATGCCGCCGGCTGCTCGAATTCGGCGCCGGCTCCGGCGACGAGCGCCATCTCATGGCGCTGCCCGCCTACGACCAGTGCATCAAGGCCAGTCACGCCTTCAATCTGCTCGACGCGCGCGGCGTGATTTCGGTGACGGAACGGCAGAGCTACATTCTGCGCGTGCGCGAACTCGCCAAGGCCTGCGGGGCCGCCTGGCTGCGCACGGCCGGCGGCGGCGCCAACGCCTGA
- a CDS encoding ATPase, whose product MAIISSAHAAETEQETHESVGAPGGEAHHEGAFPPFQTENFAPQLVWLVLIFGFLYLLMSRIALPRVGGIIENRDAKIKADLDASRDMQAKAQAAAAANDENLRLRREEAQTIGREAQQKIANETAAQRTRAESEAAEKIRAAEARIAAAKNTALGNVEQIALDAAASIVEKLTGVPADRSRLADEYRAAKN is encoded by the coding sequence ATGGCGATCATCTCTTCCGCCCACGCCGCCGAGACCGAGCAGGAGACCCACGAATCCGTGGGCGCGCCGGGCGGCGAAGCCCATCACGAAGGCGCCTTCCCGCCCTTCCAGACCGAGAATTTCGCGCCGCAGCTGGTTTGGCTCGTCCTGATCTTCGGCTTTCTCTACCTGCTGATGTCGCGCATCGCGCTGCCGCGCGTCGGCGGCATCATCGAGAACCGCGACGCCAAGATCAAAGCTGACCTCGACGCCTCCCGCGACATGCAGGCGAAGGCGCAGGCCGCCGCCGCCGCCAATGACGAGAATCTGCGTCTGCGTCGCGAGGAAGCCCAGACCATCGGCCGCGAGGCGCAGCAGAAGATCGCCAATGAGACCGCCGCGCAGCGCACCCGCGCCGAATCGGAGGCCGCCGAGAAGATCCGCGCCGCCGAGGCGCGCATCGCCGCCGCCAAGAATACGGCGCTCGGCAATGTCGAGCAGATCGCGCTCGACGCCGCCGCCTCCATCGTCGAGAAGCTGACCGGCGTTCCCGCCGACCGCAGCCGTCTCGCCGACGAATATCGCGCCGCGAAGAACTGA
- a CDS encoding DUF2778 domain-containing protein, with protein MLTRPHTFKRFLSHDRGRLLSLTVLAAGALSLSTLAVWHGLRVHHQQAATPGALALEPSIELGSHGPMIVGLGPWARTVAPPERTAALEADVRPSLPTEMRRDMAAAEEANPVVDAPLPPRKPSDLKTLASRMPALAPIRQAALPVEPAPAAPSQADNRSFFEKIFGGAGAESPQTAQPQPAQTAGRAGRRQQPQAAGQALAYAPQESTGGLFGGLTSPAAPAAPAQSAAVGPAPRAGAGTAVYNIATHTVYMPDGTRLEAHSGLREFLDDPRYVHVRMRGPTPPSVYALTPREALFHGVEALRLTPIGGNGVFGRAGLLAHTYMLGPNGDSNGCVSFRDYQAFLQAYKRGDVRRLIVVAGM; from the coding sequence ATGTTGACGAGACCCCATACGTTCAAACGCTTCCTGTCGCACGATCGCGGCCGGCTTCTCAGCCTGACGGTGCTGGCCGCCGGGGCGTTGTCCCTGAGCACGCTGGCCGTTTGGCACGGACTGCGTGTGCATCACCAGCAAGCCGCCACGCCCGGCGCGCTGGCGCTGGAGCCGTCGATCGAACTCGGCTCCCATGGTCCCATGATCGTTGGCCTTGGCCCCTGGGCCCGCACCGTCGCGCCGCCCGAGCGGACGGCCGCGCTCGAGGCGGATGTCCGGCCCTCCCTGCCCACGGAGATGCGCAGGGACATGGCGGCCGCCGAGGAAGCCAATCCCGTCGTCGACGCGCCGCTTCCGCCGCGCAAGCCGAGCGATCTCAAGACGCTGGCGAGCCGCATGCCCGCGCTGGCCCCGATCCGGCAGGCGGCGCTCCCGGTGGAGCCCGCGCCCGCGGCGCCGTCGCAGGCTGACAACCGCAGCTTCTTCGAGAAGATTTTCGGGGGCGCCGGCGCCGAGTCGCCGCAGACGGCGCAGCCACAGCCGGCTCAGACAGCCGGACGCGCCGGCCGCCGCCAGCAGCCCCAGGCTGCGGGTCAGGCGCTCGCCTACGCCCCGCAGGAATCGACCGGCGGCCTGTTCGGCGGCCTCACCAGCCCTGCCGCCCCGGCGGCGCCCGCGCAATCCGCCGCGGTCGGCCCCGCCCCCCGCGCCGGCGCCGGCACGGCGGTCTATAATATCGCGACGCATACCGTTTACATGCCCGATGGGACCCGCCTCGAGGCGCATTCGGGCCTGCGCGAATTCCTCGACGATCCGCGCTATGTTCATGTTCGCATGCGCGGCCCGACGCCCCCGAGCGTCTATGCGCTGACGCCGCGCGAGGCGTTGTTCCACGGGGTGGAGGCGCTGCGGCTGACGCCGATTGGCGGCAACGGGGTCTTCGGCCGCGCCGGCCTGCTCGCCCACACCTACATGCTCGGCCCGAACGGGGACTCGAACGGTTGCGTCTCCTTCCGCGACTATCAGGCCTTCCTTCAGGCCTATAAGCGCGGCGACGTACGCCGCCTGATTGTCGTCGCCGGGATGTGA
- a CDS encoding L,D-transpeptidase, with the protein MRILVLAAAMTVLAPAVATAKVRIHIDVGSQRMHVTSASGSYSWPVSTARRGYRTPRGVFAARGLQRMHYSRKYDNAPMPHSIFFSGGYAIHGTYATGALGRPVSHGCVRLSPAHAAMLYGMVRREGARISIGGSR; encoded by the coding sequence ATGCGTATCCTTGTCCTTGCCGCCGCCATGACCGTCCTCGCGCCGGCTGTCGCCACGGCGAAAGTGCGTATTCATATCGATGTCGGCAGTCAGCGGATGCATGTGACCTCCGCGAGCGGCAGTTACAGCTGGCCTGTCTCGACAGCCCGCCGCGGCTACCGGACCCCGCGGGGCGTCTTCGCAGCCAGAGGGCTGCAGCGCATGCACTATTCCCGCAAATACGACAATGCGCCCATGCCGCATTCCATCTTCTTCAGCGGCGGCTACGCCATCCACGGCACTTACGCCACGGGCGCACTGGGCCGTCCGGTGTCGCATGGCTGCGTCAGGCTCTCGCCCGCTCATGCAGCCATGCTCTATGGCATGGTGCGACGGGAAGGCGCGCGCATCTCCATCGGCGGAAGCCGCTGA
- a CDS encoding F0F1 ATP synthase subunit A, with amino-acid sequence MSTEAAAAPNPIEQFELHRYFPHEIAGVETSFTNASLYMLLAALGVVLLMVLATSRKAIVPGRFQALAEMLYEFVANTVRSTAGNEGMKFFPFVFSLFSFILIANLIGLIPYTYSVTSQIVVTFAFALLVILLVLAYGLYRHGLGFAKLFVPHGVPLPVLVILVPIEIISFLSRPVSLSIRLFANILAGHVTLAVFGGFVVLLLAAGGVYSALAPVPLLAIVALYALELLVAFLQAFVFSVLTCVYLNDAIHPGH; translated from the coding sequence ATGAGCACTGAAGCAGCGGCCGCGCCGAATCCGATCGAACAGTTCGAACTGCACCGCTACTTCCCGCACGAGATCGCGGGCGTCGAGACTTCCTTCACCAACGCCTCGCTCTACATGCTGCTCGCCGCGCTTGGAGTCGTACTGCTGATGGTCCTCGCGACCTCGCGCAAGGCGATCGTGCCGGGCCGCTTCCAGGCGCTGGCCGAAATGCTCTATGAATTCGTGGCGAACACCGTGCGCAGCACGGCGGGCAATGAAGGGATGAAGTTCTTCCCCTTCGTCTTCTCGCTGTTCTCCTTCATCCTCATCGCCAATCTGATCGGGCTCATCCCCTACACCTATTCGGTGACGAGCCAGATCGTCGTGACCTTCGCCTTCGCGCTGCTGGTCATCCTGCTGGTCCTCGCCTATGGCCTCTATCGCCATGGCCTCGGCTTCGCGAAGCTCTTCGTGCCGCATGGCGTGCCGCTGCCGGTGCTGGTGATCCTCGTGCCGATCGAGATCATCTCCTTCCTGTCGCGCCCGGTGTCGCTGTCCATTCGTCTTTTCGCCAACATCCTCGCCGGCCACGTGACTCTGGCGGTGTTCGGCGGCTTCGTCGTGCTGCTGCTCGCGGCCGGTGGCGTTTACTCGGCGCTCGCGCCGGTGCCGCTGCTCGCGATCGTGGCGCTCTATGCGCTGGAGCTTCTCGTGGCCTTCCTTCAGGCCTTCGTGTTCAGCGTCCTTACTTGCGTCTATCTCAACGACGCAATTCATCCGGGCCACTGA
- a CDS encoding gamma-glutamylcyclotransferase, translating to MAPSDDDLWVFGYGSLMWRPGFDYVESALAWVHGYHRALCIFSHVHRGTPERPGLVLGLDRGGSCQGVAFRVAAQNRAQTIQYLRERELVTSVYLEKLVGVRFAEGGCVNALTYVVDRSHCQYAGRLPVDEMTRLIAEGVGASGDNPAYVRNTYEHLLQLDIHDAELAEITRRLDLCSCRR from the coding sequence ATCGCTCCCAGCGACGATGATCTGTGGGTTTTTGGTTATGGCTCCCTGATGTGGCGCCCGGGGTTCGACTATGTCGAAAGCGCGCTCGCCTGGGTGCATGGCTATCATCGCGCGCTCTGCATCTTTTCCCACGTCCATCGCGGCACGCCTGAACGGCCGGGCCTCGTGCTTGGTCTCGATCGCGGCGGCTCCTGTCAGGGCGTGGCTTTTCGGGTGGCCGCACAGAATCGGGCCCAGACCATCCAGTATCTTCGTGAGCGCGAGTTGGTGACCTCGGTCTATCTCGAGAAACTTGTCGGCGTGCGTTTCGCCGAGGGCGGCTGCGTCAATGCGCTGACCTATGTGGTCGATCGCAGCCATTGCCAATATGCCGGCCGCCTGCCCGTCGATGAGATGACCCGCCTCATCGCTGAAGGCGTCGGCGCCTCGGGGGACAACCCCGCCTATGTCCGCAACACTTACGAACATCTGCTTCAGCTCGATATCCACGACGCGGAGCTGGCGGAGATCACGCGGCGGCTCGATCTGTGCTCCTGCCGGCGCTAA